The following is a genomic window from Rhododendron vialii isolate Sample 1 chromosome 9a, ASM3025357v1.
TCTGGGCATCCGCCCGAATCACTGAGACAACCACTGAGTGTGTCTATCAACgtatattattttttctatttttaaaaacattattttatagaaatgattgaaatctatcaaaaaagatccatattgcatattttaaagAATATACATTAAGAGATACAAGCCATGGAAAATTGCATGTAAAACTGTAGAGGATTAAGAATTTTGGACGGAAGAAGTAATACCCAGTTTTAATAAGACCGAATCTCTCGTGTCACTCGCTTTTCTTTATGTAAATACTACTAATTATTTGGTGTAGGATCTCAATATGTGCGATTTGGTGgggtataatatatatatttaacatCTAGCTTTTCTGCAAAATCGATCCCACAACACACCTTTTAGGATCAATTCAATCCTTTACATTAATGCTCATTATCACCAGCAACTGCAATTTATAGACATCATGATCAAACCAGTAAGCTCAAGGAAGCTTGGAAGCAGTAGTGAGATGATCACACAATGGCGCCTCAGCTTGGGCAGCCATGGCGAGCTCGAACTGCCTCAGAGAGATCGAATTcggaaaagagagaaattgatcaggaggaggaggagctgtgactgtgagattttcccAGCTGCTGCCTTTGTGATCGGGTTTGATCATCGTATTAGTCCCGTCCCATCCGATGTGAGTGACATGCTTCACGTCCGTCGGAAATCCTATCTCCATCTCCATTTCTGATCTTTCTTCCATCTCTTCTTTGTAGACTGAAAATTCAAAGAGAATATTAGTAGAACACACTCAAATATGCATGGAGGCAGTTTATTTGGAATAAAATTAGCCCTTCCAAGGAAGAAAACAAGGTGACTAGTTTAGTACTAAATAGTATTCTCTctatccctttttaagtgtccagcttcgtaacttcaacttattaaggagagATCATTATTACATCTTTCAtatcaatttttacttttactttccctacttaccctctatcaAGACATAATcgttacacttttacttactaacttttaaaatagaatctacttttagaggcaaaattgaaaatgtaccaacttttacccagtAATTTAACAAAATTgtcacttattaagagacaatccaaaatagaatactggactctaaaaaaggaacggagggagtaataaatagCCAATTGACATGGCAGGACCAACATAGGCCAAGGCTATCGCACCACAAATTTAAGTAAGATTTTGACCCCACTAACTCGGCTTTGGCAATAAGGGGCATGACCAACGTCGTGACTGGTGTGGCCACGCTATTTCCCCCGAAGATTTGAATTGCATAGTCTGGTCTATATAGTGGCTTGCTTATAGGGCTGTTCCttcgtaaaaaaaaaacgatagaAAGTTTGGAGGGCATCTTGATCGCTCGGAGTCAAAGGGTAAATCTGTAAATTAAACATTAGACGATTGGCAATAGATGAGTATGTCCTTTTTAATCAAAAAGGGACACTGGAAGAACGACGGTCCAAACATGAGCCAAATATGAATGTTGCAAGAAATGATGAAAAGGATCTGGATGATTGGGATCATTTTCAGCCGGGCCATCCAAACGTGTGGATACAAAATTTGGATGTTCCTACCACATGTGTACGCTCCAGTAGGTATTGATTTCTCTGAGTTTTCAAGGACATGGGCCAACAAACACCACtaattaaatagaaaaaatgGAATCATGCAAGTGATCGAAAATTGTGCATTTGAAAGGATATGTTTCTCTTGTCTTGGTATACAGACAACGAAATGCATGCATGATTggaatcaaatcattttttatcACTGATTACAAGGATATATCTTTGATAGATGCATTTATGAATACGAAATCCAGATCTGCATGCAGAGCTAGCTTCCATATGTTTTCAAATTTCCTTGGAGTTGTATTTAGTTAGTTAGaacatatgtttttttgttaCGATGTCATatcataaggtatgtttttttatttgttttgccaTAGTAATAGAGTCGATTGGCATGTTATTTGTTAATAAGCAGCAATATCAATGTTATTCCATCAACTCGAACATGATAAATCATCCATAGGCACTAATGGTCCCTGGCCTCCACAAGAAGTTGGGGTAGCTAGAGACCAGGCTCATGTTATAAGGTATGTCATGAAATACtccctccctccgtccctttttaaatgtctacGTTTAATTCAAAGTCAAACTTTTTAAAGAGACACATTAATTGTAGTTAAAAATTGTGAACTTTCCTCAAATACCCTTTCTATATTGATCCATTTAATTTGATTCTTTGGATTTGGAATGGTCAATATAAAAGAAAAGGGCTAAATAGCAAATTTACCAAGGCTTAcctattaatttttgaaaatagacATTTTTGTGGAGACAAATCAGAATAGAATAATGAACACTTATAAAGGGACAGATGAAGTAGTAGCATTTCTTGACACTATTTGATTAATTCATACTGGTAAATAAGTAGCTAATCATGAAATTGATGGCAAATAGGCATAGCCATTTGCATTATTCAACTTCCAAATACTCCACATACCAAACAAGTGAGAGAAACTTTTGATAGTCTTCACCAATCTGTGCACTCCACTTGAAATGTTGGGCTTTGGAATCGCTAGAAAACTCCAAGAGTTCTTCATGTTCACCACCACAGATGAACAGCTCTCTTcactttcttcttttccttctacAACACATGTGACAGCAAGCATATATATCACACACCCGCacgcagaggagagagagagagagagagagagagagagagagagagagagagagagagagagagagagagagagagagagagagagagagagagagaacatacTTGTTACAGGTGAGTTTGGTTCTGATTTTGTTCTCTTGGACTGCAGGTTGTAGCCTCCTACTGCGACGCTGGAATGAGACACGCAGCCTAGAGAGAAGGGAAGAACTACTAAGCTTTCCATTCTGTCTGATCTCATCATTTCATAGAGTGTAGAAGCAGTAAGGGAATGCTTGAGTTTCCAAAAGGAGTTATTGGAAGTTGATGGTTTTGGATACTTACACACGAAGAATGGTTTGTTATAGTAGTATTAGGTGGTGGGTTTTCCCTTCACTATCAATTCAGAATGATGGACGAGTGGAAAGTGTAAGAGCCACCCAATTAAGtctggtggagagagagaatgtagtAGGTTAGAGTAGGTAGTTGGTTAAACTGTGCAACTCATCCTACTTTGGCTGATTGATAGCTAATCTAGATTGATCATGAATGAGTTTCGAGCCCACTCAGACCATCCACTCTTTATTTGAGCTCTTTATGGAAAGTACACTCTTCCTAAActatacgtttttttttttttttttttgtttttttaatcactTTCTATTGAGAGCTGCTACTCGTACAGCA
Proteins encoded in this region:
- the LOC131300905 gene encoding CRIB domain-containing protein RIC4-like, giving the protein MMRSDRMESLVVLPFSLGCVSHSSVAVGGYNLQSKRTKSEPNSPVTKGKEESEESCSSVVVNMKNSWSFLAIPKPNISSGVHRLVKTIKSFSHLFVYKEEMEERSEMEMEIGFPTDVKHVTHIGWDGTNTMIKPDHKGSSWENLTVTAPPPPDQFLSFPNSISLRQFELAMAAQAEAPLCDHLTTASKLP